The proteins below come from a single Mycolicibacterium sp. TY81 genomic window:
- a CDS encoding nucleoside hydrolase, giving the protein MTGGLLPVGQTRVQPVFADVDTGVDDAMALAYLLASADAELVGIASTAGNVPVDQVCVNNLGLLQLCGVGPIPVSRGSSVPLVAPLRTAEDTHGPQGLGYAELPEPDAESEIGGVLTDYDAAEAWIQAAREYPGELIGLVTGPLTNFALALRQEPSLPRLLRRLVIMGGAFDYRGNTTPVSEWNISVDPEAAAEVFSVWGAAWGLEDPTHLPIVLGLNLTENVAMTPSLLSRLATAAGGPSSPMSVLDDRGTRSTSSNPLIRVLEDAMRFYFEFHFDQGEGYLAHLHDPLAAAVALDPDIVRYQQATVDVELLGTLTRGMTVADWRGHWGRQPNAHIGIEVDPVAFFDRFIERVGAFASKL; this is encoded by the coding sequence ATGACAGGGGGCCTACTACCCGTCGGACAGACCAGGGTGCAGCCGGTTTTTGCCGACGTCGACACCGGCGTAGACGACGCGATGGCACTGGCCTACCTGCTGGCCAGCGCCGACGCCGAACTGGTGGGCATCGCGTCCACCGCGGGCAACGTCCCGGTCGACCAGGTATGCGTCAACAATCTGGGGCTGCTGCAGTTGTGCGGCGTCGGCCCCATCCCGGTGTCCAGGGGCTCGAGCGTCCCGCTGGTCGCGCCGTTGCGCACCGCCGAGGACACACACGGCCCGCAGGGACTCGGTTATGCGGAACTGCCCGAGCCCGACGCCGAGTCCGAAATCGGCGGCGTGCTCACCGACTACGACGCCGCCGAGGCCTGGATCCAGGCCGCACGCGAGTACCCCGGCGAGTTGATCGGTCTCGTCACCGGCCCGCTGACCAACTTCGCGCTGGCGCTGCGGCAGGAGCCGTCGCTCCCCCGGCTGCTGCGACGCCTGGTGATCATGGGCGGCGCCTTCGACTACCGGGGCAACACCACGCCGGTGTCCGAATGGAACATCAGCGTCGACCCGGAGGCCGCCGCCGAGGTGTTCTCGGTGTGGGGCGCGGCGTGGGGTCTGGAGGACCCCACGCATCTGCCAATAGTGCTGGGGCTCAACCTGACCGAGAACGTCGCGATGACACCGTCGCTGTTGAGCCGGCTGGCTACCGCAGCGGGTGGACCGTCGTCGCCGATGAGTGTGCTGGACGATCGCGGGACACGGTCGACGTCATCCAACCCGCTGATCCGGGTGCTGGAAGACGCCATGCGGTTCTACTTCGAGTTCCATTTCGACCAGGGCGAGGGCTACCTGGCGCACCTGCACGACCCGCTCGCGGCGGCGGTGGCGCTCGACCCGGACATCGTCCGGTACCAGCAGGCGACGGTCGACGTGGAACTGCTGGGCACGTTGACGCGCGGCATGACGGTCGCCGACTGGCGCGGACACTGGGGACGCCAGCCCAATGCCCACATCGGCATCGAGGTCGACCCGGTGGCGTTCTTCGATCGGTTCATCGAGCGCGTCGGGGCCTTCGCATCCAAGTTGTGA
- a CDS encoding organic hydroperoxide resistance protein has protein sequence MKTLYTAEALATGEGRDGHGRTSDGKLDLDLAIPKEMGGSGNGTNPEQLFAIGYAACYHSALRLVAREAKADVTDSSVGARVSLGQLDNGGFGLAVELEITLPNLEHDAAQELADKAHQVCPYSNATRGNIDVKITVTDD, from the coding sequence ATGAAGACGCTGTACACCGCAGAAGCCCTGGCCACCGGCGAAGGTCGCGACGGCCACGGCCGCACTTCCGACGGCAAGCTGGACCTGGATCTGGCCATCCCGAAGGAGATGGGTGGCAGCGGCAACGGCACCAACCCCGAGCAGCTTTTCGCCATCGGCTACGCCGCCTGCTACCACTCGGCGCTGCGCCTGGTGGCCCGCGAAGCCAAGGCTGATGTCACCGATTCGTCTGTGGGAGCTCGGGTTTCGCTCGGCCAGCTGGACAACGGCGGATTCGGCCTGGCGGTCGAGCTGGAGATCACCCTGCCCAACCTGGAGCACGACGCTGCGCAGGAGCTGGCGGACAAGGCCCACCAGGTCTGCCCCTACTCCAACGCCACCCGCGGCAACATCGACGTCAAGATCACCGTCACCGACGACTGA
- a CDS encoding MarR family winged helix-turn-helix transcriptional regulator translates to MDALTLDRQLCFALYSASRAMTAAYRPILAELNLTYPQYLVLLVLWEEDRVTVGRLGERLQLDSGTLSPLLKRLEANGFIRRERSLQDERQVEVTLTPAGRKLEGKAQCIPEKLGAQTGITEQEAADLRDAIHRLTDALTASH, encoded by the coding sequence GTGGACGCACTCACCTTGGACCGTCAGCTCTGCTTCGCCTTGTACTCGGCGTCGCGGGCGATGACAGCGGCCTACCGGCCGATCCTGGCCGAGCTGAACCTCACCTACCCGCAGTACCTCGTGCTGCTGGTGCTGTGGGAAGAGGATCGGGTCACGGTCGGGCGCCTGGGTGAGCGGCTGCAGCTGGATTCGGGCACTCTCTCACCGCTACTGAAACGGTTGGAAGCCAATGGATTCATCCGTCGTGAACGGTCGTTGCAGGACGAGCGCCAGGTCGAGGTGACCCTCACCCCGGCCGGCCGCAAGCTCGAGGGAAAGGCCCAGTGCATCCCCGAGAAGCTGGGCGCCCAGACCGGCATCACCGAGCAGGAAGCCGCGGATCTGCGCGACGCGATTCACCGATTGACCGATGCGCTCACCGCATCGCACTGA
- a CDS encoding DNA polymerase Y family protein, translating to MSRVLAIWCMDWPAVAAAVAAGLPVTEPVAVTLANRVAACSASARASGVRRGLRRREAQARCPQLHVATADPARDARHFEGVTAAVDEVVPRAEVLRPGLLVLPVRGAARYFGSEQTAAERLVDAVGAAGVECQVGIADQLPTAVFAARAGRILAPGEDAQFLAELSIRQLATEPSLSGEGREELADLLWRMGIRTIGQFAALSRTDVASRFGTDAVVAHRFSRGEPARRPSGPETPADLDAVMDCDPPIDRVDAAAFAGRSLASQLHRSLESAGVGCTRLAIDAVTANGEELQRVWRCAEPLTEDATADRVRWQLDGWLTRRGLGGAGPTGPITVLRLHPVEVVSAAALQLPLWGSSGDDDRMRARRALVRVQGLLGPEAVQVPVLSGGRGPAERITLTPLGDEVVPLNDPTQPWPGRLPEPAPVVLLDDPVELVDVRGDSVRVTDRGMFSTDPVGLTGSGYRGALRWWAGPWPVDERWWDPERGKGRTARVQVLLGDEGESRALLLCYRQRRWYVEGVYE from the coding sequence ATGTCCCGGGTGTTGGCCATCTGGTGCATGGACTGGCCCGCGGTGGCGGCGGCGGTGGCGGCCGGGCTGCCGGTGACCGAACCGGTGGCGGTCACTCTGGCGAACCGGGTGGCGGCCTGTTCGGCGTCGGCGCGGGCATCGGGCGTCCGAAGGGGGTTGCGGCGCAGGGAAGCTCAGGCACGCTGTCCGCAATTGCACGTCGCCACCGCCGATCCGGCGCGGGATGCCCGTCATTTCGAGGGGGTGACGGCTGCGGTCGACGAGGTCGTGCCGCGCGCAGAGGTCCTGCGGCCGGGGCTGCTGGTATTGCCGGTGCGTGGCGCGGCCCGGTATTTCGGGTCGGAGCAGACCGCGGCTGAACGATTGGTCGACGCGGTGGGTGCGGCCGGGGTCGAATGCCAGGTGGGCATCGCCGACCAGCTGCCCACGGCGGTCTTCGCGGCCCGGGCGGGGCGCATCCTCGCGCCGGGTGAGGATGCGCAGTTTCTCGCAGAATTGTCCATCCGGCAGTTGGCCACCGAACCGAGCCTGTCCGGTGAGGGCCGGGAAGAACTGGCGGACTTGTTGTGGCGCATGGGTATCCGAACCATTGGGCAGTTCGCCGCGTTGTCCCGGACCGACGTGGCGTCCCGGTTCGGTACCGATGCCGTGGTCGCGCACCGGTTTTCGCGGGGTGAACCGGCGCGCCGCCCGTCGGGACCGGAGACGCCGGCGGACCTCGACGCCGTGATGGACTGCGACCCGCCGATCGACCGGGTGGACGCGGCGGCATTCGCCGGACGCTCGCTGGCAAGCCAGTTGCACCGCAGCCTGGAGTCCGCCGGGGTGGGGTGCACTCGGCTGGCCATCGATGCGGTGACCGCCAACGGTGAGGAACTGCAACGGGTTTGGCGGTGTGCCGAGCCGCTGACCGAGGATGCCACCGCGGACCGGGTGCGGTGGCAGCTGGACGGTTGGCTGACCAGGCGGGGACTGGGCGGCGCCGGGCCCACCGGACCCATCACGGTGTTGCGGCTGCATCCGGTCGAGGTCGTCTCGGCCGCGGCATTGCAGTTGCCGTTGTGGGGATCTTCCGGAGATGACGACCGGATGCGCGCCCGGCGGGCGCTGGTGCGGGTCCAGGGTCTGCTCGGGCCGGAGGCGGTGCAGGTGCCGGTGCTCAGTGGTGGACGGGGGCCCGCCGAGCGCATCACACTCACGCCGCTGGGTGATGAGGTGGTGCCGTTGAATGATCCGACCCAGCCGTGGCCCGGGCGCCTGCCGGAGCCGGCTCCGGTGGTCCTGCTGGATGACCCGGTGGAACTTGTTGACGTACGCGGTGATTCGGTTCGGGTGACGGACCGGGGCATGTTCTCCACCGATCCGGTGGGGCTGACGGGTTCGGGTTACCGCGGGGCGTTGCGCTGGTGGGCGGGGCCGTGGCCGGTCGACGAACGCTGGTGGGATCCGGAGCGGGGGAAGGGCCGCACGGCCCGGGTTCAGGTGCTGCTCGGAGATGAAGGGGAGAGCCGTGCGCTGCTCCTCTGCTATCGACAGCGGCGGTGGTATGTGGAGGGGGTTTATGAATAG
- a CDS encoding S53 family peptidase, with amino-acid sequence MPSPNRTPPRRWLVGLALAATLTMVVVNLPTPGRPTTASDQPSGTIDGPFASLLASSTDLGPAHPQRVQLTATLDANHRPDALINWAELQRLSVRWRPGDNWAVVEGDPDRMGAAFGVEVHDYRGRRGQEFYAAPQQPQLPTELQGTVAELGRILSYTPHHDSAPQDPPQGVPERGLTPSHLLSAYHADKLSAAGHTGKGTTVVVFAFNGYDQADLDQFSTTFGLPKFTPTLIGGQPGDERGETTMDLEVIHAIAPDARLVVVNARPTVTGDGAYVKIGEMFERTDRDFPGAIWSLSIGWGCDKLTTAADLTPVRSALAAAEAHGTTAFDASGDLAGLECKGGDDWDSPPGPADIGLDSVASLPEMTNVGGSTLSTDAEGRWVDEQAWFNVPLSQGTGGGVSALFDQPRWQAAAANQVDPKRSAGKRMTPDISAVADPYTGVRIVVDKEVVVGGGTSQSAPIWAGLTAVMTQYLTANGGRPIGALNPLLYRIATGAPRPAFRDITLGGNAVDTAGPGYDLVSGLGTPNVENLAENLLLLQKVTQ; translated from the coding sequence ATGCCATCGCCGAATCGGACACCACCCCGGCGATGGCTGGTTGGCCTGGCGCTTGCCGCCACGCTGACGATGGTGGTCGTCAACCTGCCCACCCCGGGTCGGCCGACCACGGCGTCAGACCAGCCGTCGGGCACCATCGACGGTCCCTTCGCGTCGCTACTCGCCTCCTCGACCGATCTCGGGCCCGCTCATCCGCAGCGCGTCCAGCTCACCGCCACGCTCGATGCGAACCATCGACCGGACGCGCTGATCAATTGGGCTGAGCTGCAACGCCTTTCGGTGCGCTGGCGCCCCGGCGACAACTGGGCCGTCGTCGAAGGCGACCCCGACCGGATGGGCGCCGCCTTCGGCGTCGAGGTGCACGACTATCGCGGCCGGCGTGGACAGGAGTTCTACGCCGCGCCGCAGCAACCCCAGCTCCCCACCGAACTACAAGGCACGGTCGCCGAATTGGGCCGGATCCTCAGCTACACCCCGCACCACGATTCGGCACCGCAGGACCCGCCGCAGGGTGTCCCGGAACGCGGACTGACCCCGAGCCACCTGCTCAGCGCCTACCACGCCGACAAGTTGAGCGCCGCCGGCCACACGGGCAAGGGCACCACGGTGGTGGTCTTCGCTTTCAACGGTTACGACCAAGCCGACCTGGACCAGTTCTCGACCACCTTCGGCCTGCCCAAGTTCACCCCGACCCTCATCGGCGGGCAGCCCGGCGACGAGCGCGGCGAGACCACCATGGACCTCGAGGTGATCCATGCCATCGCCCCCGACGCCCGGCTGGTCGTGGTCAACGCCCGTCCGACCGTCACCGGCGACGGCGCCTACGTGAAGATCGGCGAGATGTTCGAGCGGACCGACCGTGATTTCCCCGGCGCGATCTGGAGCCTGTCGATCGGCTGGGGCTGCGACAAACTGACCACCGCGGCCGACCTCACTCCCGTCCGCTCGGCGTTGGCCGCCGCAGAAGCGCACGGCACCACGGCATTTGACGCCAGCGGCGACCTGGCCGGACTGGAATGCAAGGGCGGCGACGACTGGGACTCCCCTCCCGGCCCCGCCGACATCGGGCTGGATTCGGTGGCGTCGCTGCCCGAGATGACCAACGTCGGCGGCAGCACCCTGTCCACCGATGCCGAGGGCAGGTGGGTGGACGAACAGGCCTGGTTCAACGTCCCGCTCTCCCAGGGCACCGGCGGCGGCGTCTCCGCACTGTTCGACCAGCCACGCTGGCAGGCGGCCGCGGCGAACCAGGTCGACCCGAAACGCAGCGCCGGCAAGCGCATGACGCCGGACATCTCGGCCGTCGCCGATCCCTACACCGGCGTGCGGATCGTGGTGGACAAGGAGGTGGTCGTCGGCGGCGGCACCTCGCAGTCCGCACCGATCTGGGCCGGCCTGACCGCCGTCATGACGCAATACCTCACCGCCAACGGCGGACGGCCGATCGGCGCGCTCAACCCGCTGCTGTATCGGATTGCCACCGGCGCCCCGCGACCGGCATTCCGCGATATCACCTTGGGCGGCAACGCCGTTGACACGGCGGGCCCGGGCTACGACCTGGTCAGCGGGCTCGGCACCCCGAACGTGGAGAACCTGGCGGAAAACCTGTTGTTGCTGCAGAAGGTGACGCAATGA
- a CDS encoding zinc ribbon domain-containing protein — MSTQLEDRPMMECEVCQLDVPAGEYCGLCGAPLSEHRHDGPHWLRARSFSAAPGQHLLRLSITSSLFPHLSPRSRTSFMLGLVALVLALVATAMLRLPGALVAVAVLGLPVIFGIYLRESEFNQDAPRGNLWLTAGLAVALGVGWALLTGAVAARSYGIPLGAGIAAARMLRTGLGATLGGLLLMQVPTLVIRLVRPGHREALHGYAIGAHAAIYFTAAATLTRLAPQFGTGMVNRDRPLQGLLVEAGIRGLATPIIAATVGGLIGAALWFTRPPNKAHQHRGYVRLTLTLIAVIVAVVYALLGLIDAVQLPQFVQLAMYFALTLVALLALRVGLHLALLHEAHDDYNMDEPLLCPQCGHVVPDAPFCAACGAATRASSRAARHSQRTDRPAPADSLTVGLLPGYSLHAPAYATTPTRTTKRVQVTLIFVLAAVVLAALLVGVSGLLEKPAVRYVCPPECGHPPMGQPVTINPRFTAPDGSFSVAYPATGSAYEVTKDDHGVLAKLLAGDGGMLQLFSRPATGRQPKDIAAELVKSTYPDAKTAYEIPNAMVGYQTGYGVVADWYPQGASRQYSRMRLLVLVAVKNDLALIAAASGPYHRFGPDFGSGKPSAVGLQLALDMGQYVNSFAWRGDPAR, encoded by the coding sequence ATGAGCACCCAGCTCGAAGACCGGCCGATGATGGAGTGCGAGGTCTGCCAGCTGGACGTCCCGGCGGGCGAGTACTGCGGGCTGTGCGGCGCGCCGCTGAGCGAACACCGTCACGACGGACCGCATTGGTTGCGGGCGCGGTCGTTCAGCGCCGCACCCGGCCAGCATCTGCTTCGCCTGTCGATCACCAGCTCGCTGTTCCCCCACCTGTCCCCGCGGTCGCGCACGTCGTTCATGCTCGGGCTCGTCGCCCTGGTGCTGGCCCTGGTCGCCACCGCGATGCTTCGCCTGCCCGGCGCGCTCGTCGCCGTCGCCGTCCTCGGGCTGCCCGTGATCTTCGGAATCTATCTCCGGGAATCGGAATTCAACCAGGACGCACCGCGGGGCAACCTCTGGCTGACCGCCGGTCTCGCCGTCGCGCTGGGCGTCGGGTGGGCGCTGCTCACCGGAGCGGTGGCCGCCCGGTCTTACGGCATCCCGCTCGGTGCGGGCATCGCGGCGGCCCGCATGCTGCGCACCGGCCTCGGCGCCACGCTCGGTGGCCTCCTGCTGATGCAGGTGCCCACACTGGTGATCCGTCTGGTCCGGCCCGGCCATCGAGAAGCCTTGCACGGCTACGCCATCGGCGCCCACGCCGCCATCTATTTCACCGCGGCGGCAACCCTGACCCGGCTGGCCCCGCAGTTCGGCACCGGCATGGTCAACCGCGACCGCCCGCTGCAAGGCCTGTTGGTCGAGGCCGGTATCCGCGGCCTGGCCACTCCCATCATCGCGGCCACCGTCGGCGGCCTGATCGGTGCGGCGCTGTGGTTCACCCGGCCACCGAACAAGGCGCACCAACATCGAGGCTACGTCCGGCTGACGCTGACCCTGATCGCGGTGATCGTCGCCGTGGTCTACGCCCTGCTCGGCCTGATCGACGCGGTCCAGCTGCCCCAGTTCGTCCAGCTGGCAATGTATTTCGCGCTCACCCTCGTCGCACTGCTGGCATTGCGCGTCGGACTGCACCTGGCGCTGCTGCACGAGGCCCACGACGACTACAACATGGACGAGCCGCTGCTGTGTCCCCAGTGCGGCCACGTCGTGCCCGACGCCCCGTTCTGCGCGGCCTGCGGCGCCGCCACCCGGGCGTCGTCACGGGCCGCACGGCACAGCCAGCGCACCGACCGCCCGGCACCCGCCGACAGCTTGACGGTGGGGCTCCTCCCCGGCTACTCGCTGCACGCGCCTGCCTACGCGACGACGCCGACCCGGACCACGAAACGCGTTCAGGTGACACTGATCTTCGTCCTCGCCGCGGTGGTGCTGGCCGCGCTCCTGGTCGGGGTGTCCGGACTTCTGGAGAAGCCGGCCGTGCGGTACGTGTGCCCGCCGGAATGCGGCCATCCGCCCATGGGTCAGCCGGTGACCATCAACCCCCGGTTCACCGCACCCGACGGCTCGTTCAGCGTCGCCTACCCGGCGACCGGATCGGCGTACGAGGTGACCAAGGACGACCACGGCGTGCTGGCCAAACTGCTCGCCGGCGACGGCGGGATGCTGCAGCTGTTCAGCCGGCCCGCGACCGGACGCCAGCCGAAAGACATTGCGGCCGAACTGGTCAAGTCGACCTATCCGGATGCCAAGACCGCGTACGAAATTCCGAACGCCATGGTCGGCTACCAGACGGGCTACGGCGTCGTCGCCGACTGGTATCCGCAGGGCGCGAGCCGCCAGTACTCCCGGATGCGGCTGTTGGTGCTCGTCGCCGTCAAGAACGACCTGGCACTGATCGCCGCGGCCTCGGGTCCGTACCACCGTTTCGGGCCCGACTTCGGCTCCGGGAAACCGTCCGCGGTCGGCCTGCAACTCGCCCTGGACATGGGCCAGTACGTCAACAGCTTCGCGTGGCGGGGCGACCCGGCGCGCTGA
- the guaA gene encoding glutamine-hydrolyzing GMP synthase, which translates to MQTPASQPVLVIDFGAQYAQLIARRVREARVFSEVLPHTATVEDIKAKNPQAIVLSGGPSSVYEDGAPQLDAAIFDLGVPVFGICYGFQAMAQALGGTVAHTGTSEYGRTELKVSGGELHSGLPGTQPVWMSHGDAVTAAPAGFDVVASSPGAPVAAFEDRARKLAGVQYHPEVMHSPHGQQVLSRFLHDFAGIGATWTAANIADQLVEQVREQIGDGQAICGLSGGVDSAVAAALVQRAIGDRLTCVFVDHGLLRAGEREQVERDFVAATGAKLVTVDEADRFLDALSGVTNPEGKRKIIGREFIRAFEGAVRDTLGSSESEIEFLVQGTLYPDVVESGGGTGTANIKSHHNVGGLPEDLKFKLVEPLRLLFKDEVRAVGRELGLPEEIVGRQPFPGPGLGIRIVGEVTGSRLDTLRRADSIAREELTAAGQDQSIWQCPVVLLADVRSVGVQGDGRTYGHPIVLRPVSSEDAMTADWTRVPYEVLERISTRITNEVPEVNRVVLDITSKPPGTIEWE; encoded by the coding sequence GTGCAAACACCAGCTTCACAGCCCGTTCTGGTCATCGACTTCGGTGCGCAGTACGCGCAGCTGATCGCCCGCCGGGTCCGCGAGGCTCGGGTGTTCTCCGAGGTGCTGCCGCATACCGCGACGGTCGAGGACATCAAGGCCAAGAACCCGCAGGCCATCGTGCTGTCCGGTGGGCCGTCCAGCGTCTACGAAGACGGCGCGCCGCAACTGGACGCGGCGATCTTCGACCTGGGCGTCCCGGTGTTCGGCATCTGCTACGGGTTCCAGGCCATGGCGCAGGCGCTCGGCGGCACCGTGGCGCACACCGGCACCAGTGAATACGGCCGGACCGAGCTGAAAGTCTCCGGCGGAGAACTGCATTCAGGCCTGCCGGGCACGCAGCCGGTGTGGATGAGCCACGGCGACGCGGTCACCGCGGCGCCCGCCGGATTCGACGTCGTGGCCAGCAGCCCCGGCGCCCCGGTCGCCGCCTTCGAGGACCGGGCCCGCAAGCTGGCCGGTGTCCAGTACCACCCCGAGGTGATGCACTCGCCGCACGGCCAGCAGGTGCTCAGCCGGTTCCTGCACGACTTCGCCGGCATCGGCGCGACCTGGACCGCGGCCAACATCGCCGACCAGCTGGTCGAGCAGGTGCGCGAGCAGATCGGCGACGGCCAGGCCATCTGCGGCCTGTCGGGCGGCGTCGACTCGGCGGTCGCGGCCGCGCTGGTGCAGCGCGCCATCGGCGACCGACTGACCTGTGTGTTCGTCGACCACGGCCTGCTGCGCGCGGGGGAGCGTGAGCAGGTCGAACGCGACTTCGTCGCCGCGACCGGTGCCAAGCTCGTCACCGTCGACGAAGCCGACCGCTTCCTCGACGCCCTGTCGGGTGTGACCAACCCCGAAGGCAAGCGCAAGATCATCGGCCGCGAGTTCATCCGGGCCTTCGAGGGCGCGGTGCGCGACACCCTGGGATCGAGCGAGTCCGAGATCGAATTCCTGGTGCAGGGCACGCTCTACCCGGACGTCGTGGAATCGGGCGGTGGCACCGGTACGGCCAACATCAAGAGCCACCACAACGTCGGCGGTCTGCCCGAGGACCTCAAGTTCAAACTCGTCGAGCCGCTGCGGCTGCTGTTCAAGGACGAGGTGCGCGCCGTCGGCCGCGAGCTCGGCCTGCCCGAGGAAATCGTTGGGCGCCAACCGTTCCCGGGCCCGGGTCTGGGTATCCGGATCGTCGGCGAGGTGACGGGCTCCCGGCTGGACACGCTGCGCCGCGCCGACTCGATCGCCCGCGAGGAGCTCACCGCGGCCGGGCAGGACCAGAGCATCTGGCAGTGCCCCGTGGTGCTGCTCGCCGATGTGCGCTCGGTGGGCGTGCAGGGTGACGGGCGGACCTACGGACATCCGATCGTGCTGCGCCCGGTGTCCAGTGAGGACGCCATGACCGCCGACTGGACCCGCGTGCCTTACGAAGTGCTGGAACGCATTTCGACGCGCATCACCAACGAGGTGCCCGAGGTGAACCGCGTGGTGCTGGACATCACCAGCAAGCCGCCGGGCACCATCGAGTGGGAGTGA
- a CDS encoding TetR/AcrR family transcriptional regulator gives MTTGVPVGRDEVVAAVLEAASELFAARGPAATSIRDIAAKSNVNHGLVFRHLGSKDQLVGAVLDHLGQRLKGLIDTDAPADVIDAAVDRQLRVIARAALDGYPVGELQTTFPNMARLLDEFLPRYADENQARLAVGNIIALQLGWRLLGPFLRPALGLGEMTDDDVRAAVGAAAERLAEPPAAHH, from the coding sequence ATGACTACAGGCGTGCCAGTGGGCCGGGACGAGGTCGTCGCGGCCGTCCTCGAGGCCGCATCGGAGCTGTTCGCCGCACGCGGTCCCGCCGCCACGTCGATCCGGGACATCGCCGCGAAGTCGAACGTCAACCACGGTCTGGTGTTCCGGCACCTCGGCTCCAAGGATCAGCTGGTCGGAGCGGTGCTGGACCATCTCGGGCAACGGCTCAAGGGCCTGATCGACACCGATGCGCCGGCCGACGTGATCGACGCGGCAGTCGACCGACAGCTCCGGGTGATCGCCCGGGCCGCGCTCGACGGCTACCCGGTCGGGGAGTTGCAGACCACATTTCCCAACATGGCGCGCCTGCTCGACGAATTCCTGCCCCGGTACGCCGACGAGAATCAGGCCCGGCTCGCGGTGGGCAACATCATCGCGCTGCAACTCGGCTGGCGACTGCTGGGGCCATTCCTGCGGCCCGCGCTGGGGCTCGGCGAGATGACCGATGACGACGTCCGCGCCGCCGTGGGCGCCGCAGCCGAGCGGTTGGCAGAGCCGCCGGCTGCCCACCACTAG
- a CDS encoding TauD/TfdA family dioxygenase yields MLNATKLTSKIGAVIDGVRLGGDLSPETIAEIRAALLEHKVIFFRGQNHLDDAQQQAFGELMGDLVGHHSMKRADAPKITPIDSEYGKANRWHTDVTFMPDYPSASVLRAVTLPTYGGSTLWASTVAAYDGLPAPLKALVENLRAVHSNRFDYLKDVTVDTTHLTDEQKGYQAEFQKPDFRTEHPVVRVHPETGERALVAGQFVRGFVGLDSYESAALLELLQRRITLTENTVRWDWQPGDVAMWDNRATQHRAVDDYDGQHRLMHRVTLTGDVPVDVHGEPSRVISAA; encoded by the coding sequence ATGCTCAACGCCACGAAACTGACCAGCAAGATCGGTGCCGTCATCGACGGCGTCCGACTGGGCGGTGACCTCTCCCCCGAGACCATCGCCGAGATTCGCGCCGCGCTGCTGGAGCACAAGGTCATCTTCTTCCGCGGTCAGAACCACCTCGACGACGCGCAACAGCAGGCGTTCGGGGAACTGATGGGTGATCTCGTCGGCCATCACTCGATGAAGCGCGCCGACGCACCGAAGATCACCCCGATCGACTCCGAGTACGGCAAGGCCAACCGCTGGCACACCGACGTGACGTTCATGCCCGACTACCCCTCGGCGTCGGTGCTCCGGGCCGTCACCCTGCCGACCTACGGCGGTTCCACACTGTGGGCGTCCACCGTCGCGGCCTACGACGGGTTGCCCGCGCCGCTCAAGGCATTGGTGGAGAACCTGCGGGCCGTGCACTCCAACCGGTTCGACTACCTCAAGGACGTCACCGTGGACACGACGCACCTGACCGACGAGCAGAAGGGCTACCAGGCCGAATTCCAGAAGCCCGATTTCCGCACCGAGCACCCCGTGGTGCGGGTCCACCCGGAAACCGGCGAGCGCGCGCTGGTCGCCGGACAGTTCGTCCGCGGCTTCGTCGGGCTGGACAGCTACGAGTCGGCCGCCTTGCTGGAACTGCTGCAGCGCCGAATCACCTTGACGGAGAACACTGTTCGCTGGGACTGGCAGCCCGGCGACGTCGCGATGTGGGACAACCGGGCCACCCAGCACCGCGCCGTCGACGACTACGACGGCCAGCACCGGCTGATGCACCGCGTCACGCTGACCGGCGACGTCCCGGTCGACGTGCACGGAGAACCGAGCCGCGTGATCAGCGCGGCGTAG